A stretch of the Planktothricoides raciborskii GIHE-MW2 genome encodes the following:
- a CDS encoding C39 family peptidase → MSTGQTFNLRILQETFFKVSTASSSTLNDRQKVRLVAGQTFSIRKYQSNSGHFEVELVNPIAPVGATGYLFEPHVQITPASATSQTVGSIHDVADPPPGFSLLWIAQNTKIKTSPESSSNLRSHQQMDLAAGRSFLILGYASVADHFRVTLNQPLENFGRIGYLYNLHVQIKRDGKLIAFDPNALNLVLLRNTVIKKQPIDSSQLKPEEQYTLAVGMIYGVSSYVMEAGQLKVSLTENLPPFGNTGYLSPDFVELRRGNTVVNAAPRLNYTGPSAVVANRATNLTGTYDPRVMTKVELIAEDKHPLTVSLNSSARTWAVSLPNGFSTPGARWLRLRGSDRTGKVLDSQIVNITVSPAGTSPQALRLRVTRDTLFKASPVDSTTLNNRQKVMVKTGQTFAVSQYGLVDGHLRVTLDPPIAPIGDFGYFYEGHVQMSKGQEVLRFDLADVPEIPGTAQLLVTSTTFIKSRPDDSANLAANQKAELKLGQSFNLTGYASTSGHFRVTLTESIPGFGRVGFLYHLHVQIKKDGQTVPYDPDALTMTIRQATDFKRRAVPASTLSASDKLSLPVGRIYGVSSYSIEAGNIKVSLTENFANFGNTGYVWPGHVTMRRGSQVFDPLPKQIELNVPYFSQRDNPRFYWSTCNVTSIAMVMYYYGERSQWGGQLEDELLQWCFNRYGEGCQTDHTVLAELIRAYGYKHSFSTTRRWSDVDNELINRRPVVIAGDFTATGHIATIIGYNTQGYILNDPWGDALTGYSYTEGRRLLYPYGYMDRVCGPDGNVWAHFIST, encoded by the coding sequence ATGAGTACCGGACAAACTTTTAACCTGAGAATTCTCCAAGAGACTTTTTTTAAAGTGTCTACCGCTTCTTCTTCGACTCTAAATGACCGGCAAAAAGTCCGCTTGGTCGCGGGGCAGACATTTTCTATCAGAAAATATCAATCCAATAGCGGTCATTTTGAAGTAGAACTGGTCAATCCCATTGCCCCAGTAGGTGCCACGGGCTACCTTTTTGAACCCCACGTGCAAATCACCCCAGCCTCAGCGACTTCTCAGACCGTGGGTAGTATTCACGACGTGGCTGACCCACCTCCGGGGTTTTCTCTGCTGTGGATTGCTCAAAATACCAAAATTAAAACCTCACCGGAAAGTTCCAGTAACCTGCGATCGCACCAACAAATGGATCTTGCGGCGGGGAGATCCTTTTTAATTCTCGGTTATGCCTCGGTAGCGGATCATTTTCGGGTAACGCTCAATCAGCCCCTGGAAAATTTTGGCCGGATTGGTTATCTCTACAACCTCCATGTCCAGATTAAAAGAGATGGCAAACTGATTGCATTCGACCCGAATGCGCTGAATTTGGTGCTGCTGCGAAACACCGTAATTAAAAAGCAGCCCATTGACTCGTCCCAACTAAAACCGGAAGAACAATATACTCTCGCAGTGGGGATGATTTACGGAGTAAGCAGCTACGTCATGGAAGCGGGACAACTGAAAGTATCGCTGACAGAAAACTTACCCCCGTTTGGGAATACCGGCTATCTTTCTCCTGACTTTGTGGAACTGAGACGGGGGAACACGGTGGTTAATGCCGCCCCACGGCTAAACTATACCGGCCCAAGTGCGGTGGTGGCTAACCGGGCGACAAATTTGACCGGGACTTACGATCCACGAGTTATGACTAAGGTAGAATTAATCGCCGAAGATAAACATCCCCTGACCGTCAGCTTAAACTCAAGCGCTAGAACTTGGGCTGTGTCATTGCCCAATGGTTTCAGTACCCCTGGTGCCCGTTGGCTGAGACTGCGGGGGAGCGATCGCACAGGAAAAGTGCTAGATAGCCAAATTGTAAATATTACCGTCTCTCCTGCCGGAACAAGTCCCCAAGCTTTAAGACTTCGAGTAACCCGCGATACTTTGTTTAAAGCTTCCCCCGTGGACTCGACCACTCTGAATAATCGGCAAAAAGTGATGGTGAAAACCGGCCAAACTTTTGCGGTCAGCCAATATGGATTGGTCGATGGACATTTAAGAGTCACCCTTGACCCACCGATCGCCCCGATTGGGGATTTTGGCTATTTTTATGAAGGCCATGTGCAAATGAGCAAAGGTCAGGAAGTCCTGAGATTTGATCTGGCGGATGTGCCCGAAATTCCCGGTACTGCCCAACTGTTAGTAACTAGCACAACTTTTATTAAATCCAGACCCGACGATTCGGCGAATTTAGCCGCGAATCAAAAAGCCGAACTGAAATTAGGGCAAAGTTTTAATCTGACCGGATATGCCTCAACTTCTGGTCATTTTCGGGTGACGCTGACCGAATCGATTCCTGGTTTTGGTCGAGTGGGATTTCTCTACCATCTCCATGTGCAAATTAAAAAAGATGGGCAAACGGTTCCTTACGATCCCGATGCTTTAACCATGACCATTCGGCAAGCCACTGATTTTAAAAGACGTGCCGTTCCTGCTTCTACTTTAAGTGCCAGTGACAAATTAAGCTTACCTGTGGGAAGAATTTATGGGGTTTCCAGCTATAGTATTGAAGCGGGAAATATCAAAGTTTCATTAACCGAAAATTTTGCCAATTTTGGTAATACGGGCTATGTTTGGCCGGGTCATGTGACGATGCGACGGGGTAGCCAAGTTTTCGATCCATTACCCAAACAAATTGAACTGAATGTTCCTTATTTTTCCCAACGAGATAATCCTCGGTTTTATTGGTCTACTTGCAATGTCACTTCGATCGCGATGGTAATGTACTATTATGGGGAGCGATCGCAGTGGGGCGGACAACTCGAAGACGAACTATTGCAATGGTGTTTCAATCGCTATGGGGAAGGCTGCCAAACCGACCATACCGTATTGGCAGAATTGATTCGCGCTTATGGATATAAACATAGTTTTAGCACCACTCGTCGCTGGTCAGACGTAGATAATGAACTGATTAATCGCCGCCCAGTTGTGATTGCCGGGGACTTTACCGCTACGGGACATATTGCCACAATCATTGGCTACAATACTCAGGGATATATTCTTAATGACCCCTGGGGAGATGCCCTGACTGGTTATAGTTATACCGAGGGTCGTCGTTTACTTTATCCTTATGGTTATATGGATCGAGTTTGCGGCCCTGATGGTAATGTTTGGGCGCATTTTATTTCCACTTAA
- a CDS encoding DUF1156 domain-containing protein, with product MPVKLLNQQVAYEHGGNPFKGLHRWYSRKPLSFSRASVLASLLPEDISLDEFEYLLGLHPELDGLKPDANLRLYKVPPGYPVVQKVHDYCERVWGNRTPTVLDAFAGGGSIPFEAARYGLNVLASDLNPVAVVTMKAAMEYPVKFGPDLQVDIDRWVKWVGDEAEKRLAEFFPSTPKSEEVVQNYLWAHTVVCPSCQSVVPLSPNWWLSKTSNYAGKGQARKVTSDWYAVKPIPNLTEKRVDFELIKGKKGKGTTIKTDDGEYNPDDYITVSRGVGRCPTCGNIIEDEVIKSQAQSVGLGHQLYAVAYKKGKSSLEFRLPNQFDLDGYQKVLNIFLKNIKNIEIIPIIDIPHGQETERLFSIGIDSWNKLFNPRQLLTLVTYVEIINEAKELIRGEYEPEKVEAICTYLALVLDRCVDANSRLAHWSATTSQIQLASGQHALNLMWNYPEVNGVTRLWNWCVDALTYDYTKLCELFGTKSHSLSLPGILETEPKSIKIDAASADSLYHIADKSVDAIVTDPPYYATIQYAELSDFFYVWMKRTLGDIFPELFWSELTDKHREAVANPSRFRDMGTSADELAAQDYEAKMALAFGEYYRVLRDDGVMTVQFNHKDSGAWDVLTKSLIDAGFEITASWSVSTENPQNLHQAQKNSVSSTVLLVCRKRNPNAEPAWWDDLRPEVANLVEQRAPEFEDNDITGIDLYLSAFGPALNVFSRSYPIYNSSGDEVRPEVAFAEARKAIAAYRFRKLVQTDTQGFDSLTQWYFLAWDAFKAREFPYDEARQLALAIGGFNVSDLDKTHKLLSASGGTCKLLTPTQRWKKRAFSIEAKDFSCRYLVDGIHAIVAIYEEENDIQAVRKFMQDTNLVTNDNFMKAIEVALKAIPRIGDEKKRISEERNLLDLWSAMDEIKAKVVYEQLTIL from the coding sequence ATGCCAGTGAAACTGTTAAATCAACAGGTGGCTTATGAACATGGGGGTAATCCATTTAAAGGATTACACCGCTGGTATTCTCGGAAGCCGTTATCTTTCTCTCGCGCTTCAGTTTTGGCTTCTCTGTTACCAGAGGATATTTCATTAGATGAGTTTGAATATTTACTGGGATTACATCCAGAATTGGATGGGTTAAAACCTGATGCTAATTTGCGACTTTATAAGGTGCCTCCAGGATATCCCGTAGTACAGAAAGTCCATGATTATTGTGAGAGAGTTTGGGGCAACCGAACCCCTACAGTTTTAGATGCTTTTGCCGGTGGGGGGAGTATTCCTTTTGAAGCCGCTAGATATGGGTTAAATGTGTTAGCTTCGGATTTGAATCCGGTGGCAGTTGTGACTATGAAAGCTGCAATGGAATATCCGGTAAAATTTGGCCCCGATTTACAAGTGGATATTGACCGTTGGGTGAAGTGGGTCGGGGATGAAGCGGAGAAAAGATTAGCGGAATTTTTCCCTTCAACCCCCAAAAGTGAGGAAGTTGTGCAAAATTATTTATGGGCACATACGGTAGTTTGTCCTAGTTGTCAGTCTGTGGTTCCCTTAAGTCCAAATTGGTGGTTAAGTAAAACAAGTAACTATGCTGGAAAAGGACAAGCTAGAAAAGTTACGAGTGATTGGTACGCGGTGAAACCAATTCCCAATCTGACAGAAAAGCGGGTTGATTTTGAGTTAATTAAGGGGAAAAAAGGGAAAGGAACAACGATTAAAACCGATGATGGTGAATACAATCCTGATGATTACATTACCGTTAGTCGTGGGGTGGGTAGATGTCCTACTTGTGGCAATATTATTGAGGATGAAGTGATTAAGTCTCAAGCCCAATCTGTCGGTTTAGGACATCAGTTATATGCAGTGGCTTATAAAAAAGGAAAAAGCAGTTTAGAGTTTAGACTTCCTAATCAGTTTGATTTAGACGGTTATCAAAAAGTTTTAAATATTTTTTTAAAAAATATCAAAAATATTGAGATAATTCCGATTATAGATATTCCTCATGGCCAAGAGACAGAAAGACTTTTTAGTATAGGCATAGACTCATGGAATAAATTATTTAACCCGCGACAGCTTTTAACTCTGGTGACTTATGTAGAAATTATCAACGAAGCGAAGGAGTTAATCCGGGGTGAATATGAACCAGAAAAAGTAGAGGCAATTTGCACTTATTTGGCTTTAGTATTAGATAGATGTGTTGATGCAAACTCTCGTTTAGCCCATTGGAGTGCAACCACGTCACAAATTCAACTCGCTAGTGGACAACACGCTTTAAATTTAATGTGGAATTATCCAGAAGTTAATGGAGTGACTCGCTTGTGGAATTGGTGCGTAGATGCCTTGACATATGACTACACTAAACTTTGTGAATTATTCGGCACAAAGTCCCACTCTCTCAGCTTACCGGGTATCCTAGAAACTGAACCCAAAAGCATTAAAATTGATGCGGCTTCGGCGGATAGCCTGTATCATATTGCCGATAAATCTGTGGATGCAATTGTCACTGACCCGCCCTATTATGCTACGATACAATATGCGGAACTTTCCGATTTTTTCTATGTTTGGATGAAACGGACGTTAGGGGATATTTTCCCCGAATTATTCTGGTCAGAACTCACGGATAAACACCGAGAAGCGGTCGCGAACCCGTCTCGTTTTCGGGATATGGGTACTTCAGCCGATGAATTAGCCGCCCAAGATTATGAGGCAAAAATGGCCTTGGCTTTTGGCGAATATTATCGAGTTTTGCGGGATGATGGGGTGATGACCGTACAATTTAATCATAAAGATTCCGGCGCCTGGGATGTGCTGACTAAATCATTAATTGATGCGGGTTTTGAAATTACCGCTTCTTGGTCTGTGAGCACAGAAAATCCCCAAAATTTACATCAAGCCCAGAAAAATTCTGTTTCTAGTACGGTGTTGCTAGTTTGCCGCAAACGCAACCCGAACGCTGAACCCGCTTGGTGGGATGATTTGCGCCCGGAAGTGGCTAATTTGGTAGAACAACGCGCTCCGGAATTTGAGGATAATGATATTACGGGAATCGATTTATATTTAAGTGCTTTTGGTCCGGCTTTAAATGTGTTTAGTCGGTCTTATCCCATTTATAATAGCAGTGGGGATGAAGTTCGCCCAGAGGTGGCTTTTGCGGAAGCCCGAAAAGCGATCGCAGCTTATCGTTTCCGCAAATTAGTCCAAACGGATACCCAGGGATTTGACTCTTTAACTCAATGGTATTTTTTGGCTTGGGATGCTTTTAAAGCCCGCGAATTTCCTTATGATGAAGCGCGACAATTAGCTTTAGCTATTGGCGGTTTTAATGTGTCCGACTTGGACAAAACTCATAAATTGCTAAGTGCTTCTGGAGGTACTTGTAAACTCTTAACTCCAACCCAACGATGGAAAAAACGGGCTTTTTCCATCGAAGCCAAAGATTTTTCTTGCCGTTATTTGGTGGATGGAATCCACGCGATCGTCGCTATTTATGAGGAGGAAAACGATATCCAAGCAGTCCGTAAGTTTATGCAAGATACCAATTTGGTGACTAATGATAATTTTATGAAGGCGATCGAGGTTGCTTTGAAGGCTATTCCCCGGATTGGGGATGAGAAAAAACGCATTTCCGAAGAACGGAATTTGCTGGATTTGTGGTCAGCAATGGATGAGATTAAGGCTAAGGTGGTTTATGAACAATTGACGATTTTATGA